In Brachypodium distachyon strain Bd21 chromosome 2, Brachypodium_distachyon_v3.0, whole genome shotgun sequence, one genomic interval encodes:
- the LOC100841219 gene encoding probable ubiquitin-conjugating enzyme E2 23 isoform X3: MEDLPNGSVDIAEKSQENERSADAGEPEEVADIFVYREDVVSLKSKQDARGLVLEVAGEYDSESSITDDDTDTEENEHKSARRTENGGADGDNASNGVDVDSQSSLPDNKVRVLWIDGTEKTEDIDSVIIVDRSFLHGDIVASISDPTGQMGLVADVSLVVDLQGAHGEMIKGVSSKDLKRIREFNVGDYVVSGPWLGRVDEVFDNVNVLFDDGSVCKVSRADPMRLRLASGPMHPDTACPFYPGQRVKAVSSSVYKASRWLNGLWKANRLEGTVTKVETAAVIVYWIASAHCGTNQESVPPEEQNPKDLILLSCFSYANWQLTEWCLPQPYTSSCTDDAVTGGSKMKELNSEHSCLPSDIPESALNIQAEEAQMTKTDANPRQTDGDSPADRSNMSGGDNTCVAKESESGTSISTIPKEGVHDNGTCRKKCRKVFVRKDKRTKRRDESFERALLITNTYTKVDVIWQDGTKEYGVNSTSLIPIQSPNEHEFFPEQYAVDKVSDDVDESSQTKRVGLVRSVNAKDRTATVSWFKPSLHPEEPREIECNEVVSAYELDGHPDYDYCYGDVVVRLPSVSPPLESTNGGNTMELDKKVESTGVSSASNAAPPAVGAEEQFPQNESSSEFPGLSWVGNIVGFQDGEIEVFWGDGSVSKVGPHEIYVVGREDDGASLDDGAASDAASWETVDDNNEEDLPDDSAKDDSQNIAENIAGTENGSFNSQDENSVTTGPLSVAFGFVTRLASELFARESGDDIDKSEDENRMETSECTMVTADDSAGKAVDVVMVDEPADSDCLKHFDVLQCPPDHHYLENTAQQGIGGRRWVKKVQQEWSILEKNLPDYIYVRVFEDRMDLMRAVIIGASGTPYQDGLFFFDFHLPPEFPQVPPSAYYHSGGLRVNPNLYVDGKVCLSLLNTWTGRGNEVWDPTSSSILQVLVSLQGLVLNEKPYFNEAGYEKQVGTVEGEKNALPYNENTYLLSLKSMLYILRRPPMHFEDFVKSHYCKRGHYILKACEAYLQGNVVGTLTDDACSTERSKEHSCSMGFKLALGKILPRLITALKDTGADCSQYEHLGKTETVQES; the protein is encoded by the exons ATGGAAGATCTACCGAATGGCTCTGTGGATATTGCTGAGAAGAGCCAGGAAAACGAGAGGTCCGCAGATGCTGGTGAACCTGAAGAGGTAGCAGACATATTTGTTTACAGAGAAGATGTTGTCAGCTTGAAGTCAAAACAGGATGCCCGAGGGTTGGTGCTGGAAGTAGCGGGTGAATATGATTCAGAAAGTAGTATCACTGATGATGATACTGACACTGAGGAGAATGAACATAAAAGTGCTCGTAGGACTGAAAATGGTGGTGCTGATGGCGATAATGCCAGTAATGGAGTTGATGTTGACAGTCAGAGTTCTCTACCAGATAACAAGGTTAGGGTGTTATGGATTGATGGTACGGAGAAGACAGAAGATATTGACAGTGTGATTATTGTTGACAGAAGTTTTCTTCACGGAGATATAGTTGCTTCTATCTCTGATCCAACTGGTCAAATGGGGCTTGTTGCTGATGTCAGTCTTGTGGTTGATCTGCAAGGTGCTCATGGAGAAATGATTAAGGGTGTATCATCCAAGGACTTGAAACGCATCAGGGAATTCAATGTGGGTGATTATGTTGTCTCTGGGCCATGGCTTGGTCGAGTTGATGAAGTGTTCGACAATGTTAATGTGTTGTTTGATGATGGTTCTGTCTGCAAGGTCTCAAGGGCAGATCCTATGCGCCTAAGGCTTGCATCAGGGCCAATGCATCCAGATACAGCCTGTCCCTTTTATCCAGGGCAGCGTGTGAAAGCAGTATCTTCATCTGTGTACAAAGCATCCAGATGGCTTAATGGATTGTGGAAAGCAAATCGTCTTGAAGGTACTGTCACGAAGGTGGAAACTGCTGCTGTTATAGTTTATTGGATTGCATCTGCACACTGTGGCACAAATCAAGAATCTGTTCCTCCTGAGGAGCAGAACCCAAAGGATCTGATTCTTCTGTCTTGTTTTTCGTATGCAAACTGGCAATTGACTGAGTGGTGTCTTCCTCAGCCATACACATCATCATGTACTGATGATGCTGTAACTGGAGGGTCAAAAATGAAAGAGCTGAATTCTGAGCACTCATGTCTACCATCTGATATTCCTGAATCTGCCCTTAATATTCAGGCTGAAGAGGCTCAAATGACTAAAACAGATGCAAACCCCAGGCAGACAGATGGTGATTCTCCTGCTGATCGATCAAATATGTCAGGTGGGGATAATACGTGTGTAGCCAAAGAATCGGAGTCAGGTACTAGCATATCAACCATTCCGAAGGAGGGAGTGCATGACAATGGAACTTGTAGAAAAAAGTGTAGAAAAGTTTTTGTCagaaaagataaaagaacaaaaagaagagatgAAAGCTTTGAAAGAGCCCTGCTCATCACAAATACATATACTAAGGTTGATGTCATATGGCAAGATGGGACTAAAGAATATGGAGTAAATTCAACGTCACTGATCCCGATCCAGAGTCCAAATGAGCATGAGTTCTTTCCGGAGCAATATGCTGTGGACAAGGTATCTGATGATGTTGATGAGTCTTCTCAAACAAAGCGTGTTGGTCTTGTTAGAAGCGTAAATGCGAAGGACCGAACTGCCACTGTATCATGGTTTAAGCCTTCATTGCACCCAGAGGAGCCCAGGGAAATTGAGTGTAATGAAGTTGTTAGTGCATATGAACTGGATGGCCACCCAGATTATGATTATTGCTATGGAGATGTTGTTGTTCGTTTGCCATCCGTTTCACCTCCTTTAGAATCAACCAATGGTGGAAACACTATGGAACTGGACAAGAAGGTGGAATCTACAGGAGTATCATCTGCTTCAAATGCCGCGCCACCTGCTGTTGGTGCAGAGGAACAGTTTCCACAGAATGAATCCAGTTCAGAATTTCCTGGTCTTTCATGGGTAGGAAATATAGTGGGCTTCCAAGACGGTGAGATTGAAGTATTTTGGGGGGATGGGTCAGTGTCAAAG GTTGGACCTCATGAGATATATGTTGTTGGCCGAGAAGATGATGGTGCCTCACTAGATGATGGAGCTGCCTCTGATGCTGCCAGCTGGGAGACTGTTGATGATAATAATGAAGAGGACTTGCCTGATGATTCTGCAAAG GATGATTCGCAAAATATAGCCGAGAACATCGCTGGAACTGAAAATGGGTCATTTAATTCCCAGGATGAAAATTCTGTCACAACTGGTCCTCTCTCTGTTGCTTTTGGCTTTGTGACCCGACTGGCGAGTGAGCTCTTTGCCCGAG AATCTGGTGATGACATTGATAAATCCGAAGATGAGAACCGCATGGAAACATCGGAGTGCACCATGGTGACAGCAGACGACTCTGCTGGGAAGGCTGTAGATGTGGTAATGGTTGACGAGCCTGCAGATTCTGATTGCTTGAAACACTTTGATGTTCTGCAATGCCCTCCAGACCATCATTACCTTGAAAACACAGCACAG CAGGGTATCGGTGGAAGAAGGTGGGTCAAAAAAGTGCAGCAGGAATGGAGCATACTTGAGAAGAACCTACCAG ATTACATTTATGTCCGGGTATTTGAAGATCGTATGGATCTCATGAGAGCTGTGATTATTGGAGCCAGTGGCACACCATACCAAGATGGCCTATTCTTCTTTGACTTCCATCTTCCACCTGAGTTTCCGCAAGTTCCTCCG TCAGCGTACTATCATTCTGGTGGTTTGCGTGTAAACCCTAATCTTTACGTGGATGGGAAGGTTTGTTTAAGCCTCTTAAATACCTGGACTGGCAGAGGGAATGAAGTATGGGATCCAACATCATCTAGTATTCTCCAAGTACTAGTTTCGCTTCAGGGGCTGGTTCTCAATGAAAAACCATATTTTAATGAAGCTGGATATGAGAAGCAAGTCGGTACTGTTGAAGGGGAGAAGAATGCACTGCCATACAATGAGAACACTTATCTGCTGAGCTTGAAATCCATGTTGTATATCTTGAGGCGACCTCCTATG CATTTCGAAGATTTTGTAAAAAGCCACTACTGCAAGCGTGGCCACTACATTCTGAAAGCTTGTGAGGCCTATTTGCAAGGAAATGTTGTCGGCACACTCACTGATGATGCCTGTTCTACTGAGAGGAGCAAGGAGCACTCCTGCTCCATGGGTTTCAAACTTGCCCTAGGTAAAATTTTGCCACGGTTGATCACAGCCTTGAAAGACACAGGAGCAGACTGCAGCCAGTACGAGCACCTCGGGAAAACAGAAACTGTTCAAGAAAGTTGA
- the LOC100841219 gene encoding probable ubiquitin-conjugating enzyme E2 23 isoform X4, translated as MEDLPNGSVDIAEKSQENERSADAGEPEEVADIFVYREDVVSLKSKQDARGLVLEVAGEYDSESSITDDDTDTEENEHKSARRTENGGADGDNASNGVDVDSQSSLPDNKVRVLWIDGTEKTEDIDSVIIVDRSFLHGDIVASISDPTGQMGLVADVSLVVDLQGAHGEMIKGVSSKDLKRIREFNVGDYVVSGPWLGRVDEVFDNVNVLFDDGSVCKVSRADPMRLRLASGPMHPDTACPFYPGQRVKAVSSSVYKASRWLNGLWKANRLEGTVTKVETAAVIVYWIASAHCGTNQESVPPEEQNPKDLILLSCFSYANWQLTEWCLPQPYTSSCTDDAVTGGSKMKELNSEHSCLPSDIPESALNIQAEEAQMTKTDANPRQTDGDSPADRSNMSGGDNTCVAKESESGTSISTIPKEGVHDNGTCRKKCRKVFVRKDKRTKRRDESFERALLITNTYTKVDVIWQDGTKEYGVNSTSLIPIQSPNEHEFFPEQYAVDKVSDDVDESSQTKRVGLVRSVNAKDRTATVSWFKPSLHPEEPREIECNEVVSAYELDGHPDYDYCYGDVVVRLPSVSPPLESTNGGNTMELDKKVESTGVSSASNAAPPAVGAEEQFPQNESSSEFPGLSWVGNIVGFQDGEIEVFWGDGSVSKVGPHEIYVVGREDDGASLDDGAASDAASWETVDDNNEEDLPDDSAKDDSQNIAENIAGTENGSFNSQDENSVTTGPLSVAFGFVTRLASELFARESGDDIDKSEDENRMETSECTMVTADDSAGKAVDVVMVDEPADSDCLKHFDVLQCPPDHHYLENTAQGIGGRRWVKKVQQEWSILEKNLPDYIYVRVFEDRMDLMRAVIIGASGTPYQDGLFFFDFHLPPEFPQVPPSAYYHSGGLRVNPNLYVDGKVCLSLLNTWTGRGNEVWDPTSSSILQVLVSLQGLVLNEKPYFNEAGYEKQVGTVEGEKNALPYNENTYLLSLKSMLYILRRPPMHFEDFVKSHYCKRGHYILKACEAYLQGNVVGTLTDDACSTERSKEHSCSMGFKLALGKILPRLITALKDTGADCSQYEHLGKTETVQES; from the exons ATGGAAGATCTACCGAATGGCTCTGTGGATATTGCTGAGAAGAGCCAGGAAAACGAGAGGTCCGCAGATGCTGGTGAACCTGAAGAGGTAGCAGACATATTTGTTTACAGAGAAGATGTTGTCAGCTTGAAGTCAAAACAGGATGCCCGAGGGTTGGTGCTGGAAGTAGCGGGTGAATATGATTCAGAAAGTAGTATCACTGATGATGATACTGACACTGAGGAGAATGAACATAAAAGTGCTCGTAGGACTGAAAATGGTGGTGCTGATGGCGATAATGCCAGTAATGGAGTTGATGTTGACAGTCAGAGTTCTCTACCAGATAACAAGGTTAGGGTGTTATGGATTGATGGTACGGAGAAGACAGAAGATATTGACAGTGTGATTATTGTTGACAGAAGTTTTCTTCACGGAGATATAGTTGCTTCTATCTCTGATCCAACTGGTCAAATGGGGCTTGTTGCTGATGTCAGTCTTGTGGTTGATCTGCAAGGTGCTCATGGAGAAATGATTAAGGGTGTATCATCCAAGGACTTGAAACGCATCAGGGAATTCAATGTGGGTGATTATGTTGTCTCTGGGCCATGGCTTGGTCGAGTTGATGAAGTGTTCGACAATGTTAATGTGTTGTTTGATGATGGTTCTGTCTGCAAGGTCTCAAGGGCAGATCCTATGCGCCTAAGGCTTGCATCAGGGCCAATGCATCCAGATACAGCCTGTCCCTTTTATCCAGGGCAGCGTGTGAAAGCAGTATCTTCATCTGTGTACAAAGCATCCAGATGGCTTAATGGATTGTGGAAAGCAAATCGTCTTGAAGGTACTGTCACGAAGGTGGAAACTGCTGCTGTTATAGTTTATTGGATTGCATCTGCACACTGTGGCACAAATCAAGAATCTGTTCCTCCTGAGGAGCAGAACCCAAAGGATCTGATTCTTCTGTCTTGTTTTTCGTATGCAAACTGGCAATTGACTGAGTGGTGTCTTCCTCAGCCATACACATCATCATGTACTGATGATGCTGTAACTGGAGGGTCAAAAATGAAAGAGCTGAATTCTGAGCACTCATGTCTACCATCTGATATTCCTGAATCTGCCCTTAATATTCAGGCTGAAGAGGCTCAAATGACTAAAACAGATGCAAACCCCAGGCAGACAGATGGTGATTCTCCTGCTGATCGATCAAATATGTCAGGTGGGGATAATACGTGTGTAGCCAAAGAATCGGAGTCAGGTACTAGCATATCAACCATTCCGAAGGAGGGAGTGCATGACAATGGAACTTGTAGAAAAAAGTGTAGAAAAGTTTTTGTCagaaaagataaaagaacaaaaagaagagatgAAAGCTTTGAAAGAGCCCTGCTCATCACAAATACATATACTAAGGTTGATGTCATATGGCAAGATGGGACTAAAGAATATGGAGTAAATTCAACGTCACTGATCCCGATCCAGAGTCCAAATGAGCATGAGTTCTTTCCGGAGCAATATGCTGTGGACAAGGTATCTGATGATGTTGATGAGTCTTCTCAAACAAAGCGTGTTGGTCTTGTTAGAAGCGTAAATGCGAAGGACCGAACTGCCACTGTATCATGGTTTAAGCCTTCATTGCACCCAGAGGAGCCCAGGGAAATTGAGTGTAATGAAGTTGTTAGTGCATATGAACTGGATGGCCACCCAGATTATGATTATTGCTATGGAGATGTTGTTGTTCGTTTGCCATCCGTTTCACCTCCTTTAGAATCAACCAATGGTGGAAACACTATGGAACTGGACAAGAAGGTGGAATCTACAGGAGTATCATCTGCTTCAAATGCCGCGCCACCTGCTGTTGGTGCAGAGGAACAGTTTCCACAGAATGAATCCAGTTCAGAATTTCCTGGTCTTTCATGGGTAGGAAATATAGTGGGCTTCCAAGACGGTGAGATTGAAGTATTTTGGGGGGATGGGTCAGTGTCAAAG GTTGGACCTCATGAGATATATGTTGTTGGCCGAGAAGATGATGGTGCCTCACTAGATGATGGAGCTGCCTCTGATGCTGCCAGCTGGGAGACTGTTGATGATAATAATGAAGAGGACTTGCCTGATGATTCTGCAAAG GATGATTCGCAAAATATAGCCGAGAACATCGCTGGAACTGAAAATGGGTCATTTAATTCCCAGGATGAAAATTCTGTCACAACTGGTCCTCTCTCTGTTGCTTTTGGCTTTGTGACCCGACTGGCGAGTGAGCTCTTTGCCCGAG AATCTGGTGATGACATTGATAAATCCGAAGATGAGAACCGCATGGAAACATCGGAGTGCACCATGGTGACAGCAGACGACTCTGCTGGGAAGGCTGTAGATGTGGTAATGGTTGACGAGCCTGCAGATTCTGATTGCTTGAAACACTTTGATGTTCTGCAATGCCCTCCAGACCATCATTACCTTGAAAACACAGCACAG GGTATCGGTGGAAGAAGGTGGGTCAAAAAAGTGCAGCAGGAATGGAGCATACTTGAGAAGAACCTACCAG ATTACATTTATGTCCGGGTATTTGAAGATCGTATGGATCTCATGAGAGCTGTGATTATTGGAGCCAGTGGCACACCATACCAAGATGGCCTATTCTTCTTTGACTTCCATCTTCCACCTGAGTTTCCGCAAGTTCCTCCG TCAGCGTACTATCATTCTGGTGGTTTGCGTGTAAACCCTAATCTTTACGTGGATGGGAAGGTTTGTTTAAGCCTCTTAAATACCTGGACTGGCAGAGGGAATGAAGTATGGGATCCAACATCATCTAGTATTCTCCAAGTACTAGTTTCGCTTCAGGGGCTGGTTCTCAATGAAAAACCATATTTTAATGAAGCTGGATATGAGAAGCAAGTCGGTACTGTTGAAGGGGAGAAGAATGCACTGCCATACAATGAGAACACTTATCTGCTGAGCTTGAAATCCATGTTGTATATCTTGAGGCGACCTCCTATG CATTTCGAAGATTTTGTAAAAAGCCACTACTGCAAGCGTGGCCACTACATTCTGAAAGCTTGTGAGGCCTATTTGCAAGGAAATGTTGTCGGCACACTCACTGATGATGCCTGTTCTACTGAGAGGAGCAAGGAGCACTCCTGCTCCATGGGTTTCAAACTTGCCCTAGGTAAAATTTTGCCACGGTTGATCACAGCCTTGAAAGACACAGGAGCAGACTGCAGCCAGTACGAGCACCTCGGGAAAACAGAAACTGTTCAAGAAAGTTGA